From the genome of Populus alba chromosome 10, ASM523922v2, whole genome shotgun sequence, one region includes:
- the LOC118045433 gene encoding uncharacterized protein — MEMSCLWTRRLLLGANSVLLVKHPAIAFSTLAATRSIQPSPLISLFPSSRRSLSTTTAACSPPLHPHSDIGNGAVNAAVAAAIPLESPKMLLKGMSYTELEKWVQSYGFRPGQAMMLWKRLYGNGIWAHHVDELQGLNKDFVKMLGEHAKFKALSLENILTASDGTRKILFRLDDGLVIETVVIPCDRGRTTVCVSSQVGCAMNCQFCFTGRMGLKRHLSTAEIVEQAVFAQRLLTHEVGSFTNVVFMGMGEPLQNIDSVIKAADIMVHDQGLHFSPRKVTVSTSGLVPQLKRFLHESNCALAVSLNATTDEVRNWIMPINRKYNLGLLLQTLREELGLKNSYKVLFEYVMLDGVNDSVDDAYRLIDLVQGIPCKINLIQFNPHCGSLFRPTSTEKMIKFRNILAEAKCVVFMRYSKGDDQMAACGQLGKPGAIQTPLIRVPEQFKMAVNA; from the exons ATGGAGATGTCTTGTCTGTGGACGAGACGCCTGCTGTTGGGAGCCAACTCTGTGCTTCTTGTGAAGCATCCTGCAATTGCATTCTCCACTCTTGCTGCTACTCGTTCAATTCAACCATCACCACTCATTTCCCTTTTCCCTTCCAGCCGTCGCTCCCTTTCAACCACCACCGCCGCTTGTTCACCTCCACTCCATCCTCACTCCGACATTG GAAATGGTGCCGTGAATGCTGCTGTTGCAGCTGCTATTCCACTGGAAAGCCCGAAGATGCTTCTGAAAGGAATGTCATACACTGAACTCGAA AAATGGGTTCAATCTTATGGATTCAGACCTGGTCAGGCCATGATGCTTTGGAAGCGCCTGTATGGAAACGGAATATGGGCACATCATGTTGATGAATTGCAAg GTCTGAACAAAGATTTTGTGAAAATGTTAGGTGAGCATGCCAAATTCAAGGCATTATCTTTGGAAAATATTCTCACAGCATCTGATGGCACTAGGAAG ATTTTATTTAGGTTGGATGATGGATTGGTAATAGAAACTGTTGTTATACCTTGCGATAGGGGTAGGACGACAGTTTGTGTTTCAAGCCAAGTGGGTTGTGCCATGAATTGTCAGTTCTGCTTTACAGGCAG GATGGGTTTGAAGAGACATCTGTCCACAGCTGAGATAGTAGAGCAGGCTGTTTTTGCACAACGTCTCCTAACACATGAAGTTGGTTCCTTCACTAATGTTGTATTTATG GGAATGGGAGAGCCACTTCAAAATATTGACAGTGTTATTAAAGCTGCAGACATTATGGTGCACGACCAGGGCCTTCACTTCAGTCCTCGCAAGGTCACTGTTTCTACTAGTGGGCTTGTTCCTCAGTTGAAACGTTTCCTCCATGAATCCAACTGTGCTTTAGCTGTTAGTTTGAATGCTACGACTGATGAG GTCAGAAACTGGATCATGCCGATTAATCGGAAGTATAATTTAGGGTTGCTTCTTCAAACGCTTAGAGAGGAACTTGGCTTAAAGAATAGCTACAAAGTTCTGTTTGAGTATGTGATGCTTGATGGAGTAAATGACAG TGTTGATGATGCATACAGgcttattgatcttgttcaagGCATTCCATGCAAGATCAATCtcattcaatttaatcctcACTGTGGATCCCTGTTTAGACCAACCAGTACAGAGAAAATGATCAAGTTTAGAAATATTTTGGCAGAAGCCAAGTGCGTTGTTTTCATGCGATACAGTAAAGGCGATGATCAGATGGCTGCTTGTGGTCAGCTTGGCAAGCCGGGAGCAATCCAGACCCCCTTAATTCGTGTTCCAGAGCAATTTAAAATGGCTGTAAATGCTTAG